The following proteins come from a genomic window of Verrucomicrobiota bacterium JB022:
- the rpsO gene encoding 30S ribosomal protein S15 has protein sequence MSTSSQVDKASVIADFKTHESDTGSPEVQIALLTARIVHLTDHLRTHRKDFHSRRGLIALTNRRRKLLDYVKKHDLEKYKSMLERLKLRR, from the coding sequence ATGTCTACCTCCAGCCAAGTTGACAAGGCCAGCGTTATCGCTGACTTCAAGACCCACGAATCCGACACCGGCAGCCCGGAAGTCCAGATCGCGCTCCTGACCGCGCGCATCGTGCACCTGACGGATCACCTCCGCACGCACCGCAAGGACTTCCACTCCCGCCGCGGCCTGATCGCTCTGACCAATCGCCGTCGTAAGCTGCTCGACTACGTCAAGAAGCACGACCTCGAGAAGTACAAGAGCATGCTCGAGCGCCTCAAGCTGCGCCGCTAG
- a CDS encoding RsmB/NOP family class I SAM-dependent RNA methyltransferase produces MLQYRQQPAKIDELIERSEATVDTAALGRLHWLVNGVIRHLRRLEDALGRQVKKPPRDRAEIVLLLGLYELWEDEKSARAQVVNFVTEQAKKLLSKPESGFVNAVLRRAPETWPEVGDPGLRYSHPAWLAERWQAQFGPEAAEALMAWDQKAPELWIQMAPGHEAPATWQATDWPRFYKVPDSVSDARPALEQGIAYIQDPATRHPVELAEIQPGMAVLDLCASPGGKSWQALQRLGGQGSLFAVDMPARAERLRRNLQAAGQPFNAALESGALKLGVIEANVLELEAAQLTKLAGTDLFDVVLLDVPCSNTGVLRRRPDAKWRLQPKEIDRVAELQQRLLQQAARFVKPGGTLVYSTCSIEPQENEAQVETFLAEGGFTLQAQKLSRPDLDGHDGGGAFRLTRYAAES; encoded by the coding sequence TTGCTCCAGTATCGCCAGCAGCCGGCCAAAATAGACGAACTCATCGAACGGTCCGAAGCTACCGTCGACACTGCCGCTCTCGGTCGCCTTCATTGGCTCGTGAACGGCGTGATACGGCACCTTCGCAGGCTGGAGGACGCGCTAGGAAGGCAGGTGAAAAAGCCGCCGCGCGACCGGGCCGAAATCGTCTTGCTGCTCGGCCTGTACGAGCTGTGGGAAGACGAGAAATCGGCCCGCGCACAAGTCGTGAATTTTGTGACGGAGCAGGCGAAGAAACTGCTGTCGAAACCCGAGTCGGGCTTCGTCAACGCTGTTTTACGTCGTGCTCCGGAGACTTGGCCGGAGGTCGGCGACCCCGGTTTGCGCTACAGCCACCCCGCGTGGCTGGCCGAGCGCTGGCAGGCCCAGTTTGGCCCCGAGGCTGCCGAAGCCCTCATGGCGTGGGACCAAAAGGCCCCGGAGCTGTGGATCCAGATGGCACCCGGTCACGAGGCCCCCGCTACCTGGCAGGCGACCGACTGGCCCCGCTTCTATAAAGTGCCGGATTCCGTCTCCGACGCGCGGCCTGCGCTCGAGCAGGGCATCGCGTATATTCAAGACCCGGCGACTCGTCACCCGGTGGAGCTGGCGGAGATTCAGCCCGGCATGGCCGTGCTCGACCTCTGCGCCTCCCCCGGCGGCAAGAGCTGGCAGGCCTTGCAGCGCCTGGGCGGGCAGGGGAGCCTCTTTGCGGTCGATATGCCCGCGCGAGCCGAGCGCCTGCGCCGTAACCTGCAGGCCGCCGGCCAGCCCTTCAACGCCGCATTGGAGTCCGGCGCGCTCAAGCTGGGCGTGATCGAGGCCAATGTGTTGGAGTTGGAGGCCGCGCAGCTCACCAAGCTGGCGGGTACCGATCTCTTCGATGTGGTGCTGCTCGATGTGCCGTGCTCCAACACGGGCGTGCTGCGCCGCCGCCCCGACGCCAAGTGGCGTCTCCAGCCCAAGGAGATCGACCGCGTGGCCGAGCTGCAGCAACGCCTCCTGCAACAGGCCGCGCGCTTTGTGAAGCCCGGCGGCACGCTTGTATATAGTACCTGCAGTATCGAGCCGCAGGAAAACGAGGCCCAGGTGGAGACCTTCCTCGCCGAGGGAGGCTTTACCCTGCAGGCGCAAAAACTGAGTCGTCCAGACTTGGACGGGCATGACGGCGGCGGTGCTTTCCGTTTGACGCGTTATGCCGCTGAGTCTTGA
- a CDS encoding ATP-binding protein codes for MKRSYLPLLAAAILSSAATATAQTLTKVWETEPVLTTCESALYYHTGDYIFVSNIVGNPAEADGVGFISKVSTEGKVLELKWVEGLDAPKGLAISDGKLYVADLDDLVEIDLATGKILKRYPVKDAVFLNDVAAYAGKVYVSDTRTGKVHVLKKGKISLFADDREGVNGLQFRNGKLYALDNLGFRQYPLDGSAPEMVSDGVKGGDGLVALTGDTWVASHWSGEVFLVQGSKATQMLDTREQGLNTADIGYIPAERLVLVPTFAGNTVAAYRLEY; via the coding sequence ATGAAGCGCTCTTATCTCCCCCTTCTGGCTGCAGCCATCCTCTCTTCGGCCGCCACGGCGACGGCCCAGACATTGACCAAAGTCTGGGAAACCGAACCGGTGCTGACGACTTGCGAATCGGCCCTCTACTATCACACGGGCGACTACATTTTCGTCAGCAACATCGTCGGCAACCCCGCCGAAGCCGACGGGGTCGGCTTCATCTCCAAGGTTTCGACCGAGGGCAAGGTGCTGGAGCTCAAGTGGGTCGAAGGCCTCGACGCGCCCAAGGGCCTCGCGATCAGCGACGGCAAGCTCTACGTGGCCGACCTCGACGACCTGGTGGAGATCGACCTTGCAACCGGCAAGATCCTCAAGCGCTACCCCGTCAAAGATGCCGTGTTCCTCAACGACGTGGCGGCCTACGCGGGCAAGGTCTACGTCTCCGACACGCGCACGGGCAAAGTCCACGTGCTGAAAAAGGGCAAGATCTCCCTCTTCGCCGACGACCGCGAGGGGGTCAACGGGCTCCAGTTCCGCAATGGCAAGCTCTACGCGCTGGATAACCTGGGCTTCCGCCAGTACCCGCTCGACGGCTCGGCCCCGGAGATGGTGAGCGACGGCGTCAAGGGCGGCGACGGCCTGGTGGCGCTGACCGGCGATACCTGGGTCGCCAGCCACTGGTCGGGCGAAGTCTTCCTCGTGCAAGGCAGCAAGGCCACCCAGATGCTAGATACCCGAGAGCAGGGCCTGAATACCGCCGACATCGGCTATATCCCGGCAGAGCGACTGGTCCTCGTGCCCACCTTTGCCGGTAATACCGTAGCCGCCTATCGGCTCGAGTATTAG
- a CDS encoding metalloregulator ArsR/SmtB family transcription factor translates to MADPLEILKLMADGTRLRLLYLLRCEELSVAELQEILDMGQSRISSHLGLLRQVGLVQDRKDGKRSYYTFRIEAFRELRPLIESALDAFSTTDLVEQDQQALARVLETRRAASEAYFNAVAGRLGRNYCPGRSWEAIGHMLLYLTPPIVVADLGAGEGLIAQLLARRAKHVYCIDYSPRMVEVGMQLAKEQGLTNLEYRLGDIEKVPLKDSTLDLALLSQALHHAEHPNRAIEEAFRILKPGGQVLVLDLKAHNFEQARELYADRWLGFSPNEVYQWLQAAGFENVRVDVVAKEDAEPGFETLLASAIKPLAS, encoded by the coding sequence ATGGCCGATCCGCTGGAAATCCTGAAACTGATGGCAGATGGCACTCGGTTGCGTCTGCTATACCTCCTGCGCTGCGAAGAACTCTCCGTGGCGGAGCTGCAGGAGATCCTCGACATGGGCCAGTCACGCATTTCGTCCCACCTCGGCCTGTTGCGCCAGGTGGGGCTCGTGCAAGACCGCAAAGACGGCAAGCGCAGCTACTATACGTTTCGCATCGAGGCGTTTCGTGAGCTGCGCCCCTTGATCGAGTCTGCGCTGGATGCCTTTTCCACCACCGACCTGGTAGAGCAAGATCAACAGGCCCTGGCGCGGGTGCTCGAAACCCGCCGTGCGGCCTCGGAAGCCTACTTCAACGCCGTGGCCGGTCGCTTGGGCCGCAACTACTGCCCGGGCCGCTCGTGGGAAGCCATCGGGCACATGCTGCTCTACCTCACCCCGCCCATCGTCGTGGCCGACCTGGGGGCTGGGGAAGGCCTGATCGCGCAGCTGCTGGCCCGTCGCGCCAAGCACGTCTACTGCATCGACTATTCTCCCCGCATGGTGGAGGTGGGCATGCAGCTGGCCAAGGAGCAGGGGCTGACGAATCTGGAATATCGCCTCGGCGACATCGAAAAAGTGCCGCTGAAGGACTCCACGCTAGACCTCGCGCTGCTCAGCCAGGCCCTGCACCATGCCGAGCACCCCAACCGTGCAATTGAGGAGGCTTTCCGCATCCTCAAGCCCGGCGGGCAAGTGCTGGTGCTCGACTTGAAGGCCCACAATTTTGAGCAGGCGCGCGAGCTGTATGCCGACCGCTGGCTCGGGTTTTCGCCCAACGAAGTCTACCAGTGGCTACAGGCCGCCGGGTTTGAAAACGTCCGCGTGGACGTGGTGGCGAAGGAAGATGCGGAACCGGGCTTCGAAACGCTGCTCGCCAGCGCGATCAAGCCTTTGGCATCTTGA
- a CDS encoding polyribonucleotide nucleotidyltransferase yields the protein MFKQKYSVYIPEYDITIETGTLAKLANGSVTIRKGETTLFVAATAATKLREGQDFFPLTVDYREKYHAAGRMPGGFFKREGRPSEKEILTSRLCDRPLRPLFPHGFMNEVQVQGLLFSADAVNEPDILMVNAASAALLCSDIPWNGPVGCVRIGMIDGEFVVNPTHEQMYESDLDLIYVGNKKEMMMIEGSAEELPDDDFIAALEFAQKAIQPIIKAQEELAAQCAKEKATFNLFVAKKENVDFVRKLLGDRLQTAVFKDSKAERSKAVDVLKDEARAAMQERDGDDFESDQIMLVFEELQEELYRSKILDEGKRADGRTPKDLRPISCEVGLYPRVHGSALFQRGETQGIVFTTLGASGETQEMDGLTGGPKEKSFLLHYNFPNFSVGETGRIAGPGRREIGHGNLAERSLLPIIPAEDEFPYTIRLVSEIMESNGSTSMASVCGGCLSLMDAGVPITNMVAGISCGLVTEFDGKGKLKRHVVLSDIIGAEDHFGDMDFKICGSKDGITGFQLDLKIGGIPHKIAVEAIRRNKELRDKILGVMAESISAPRAELSPYAPRIETIQIEPDKIGALIGTGGKTIRRIVEVSGAEIDIADDNSGRVNVYATTGESMRRALEEIALVTADIEEGKLYRGIVRGIKEFGCFVECLPGKEGLVHVSELADFRVNKVEDVCSLGDEMWVKCVGIDEKGRVRLSRVAALQEREGEDGIAGKVAAAKERYAQNGGGDRGDRGSRGDRGDRGSRGDRGPRGDRGDRGERGGRGGDDRPRRRGPRREGGERREGGERREREGGERREAEGGERLSDEG from the coding sequence ATGTTCAAGCAGAAGTACTCCGTCTACATTCCGGAATACGACATTACGATCGAGACCGGTACGCTGGCCAAGCTGGCCAATGGCTCCGTTACCATCCGCAAGGGCGAAACGACCCTGTTCGTCGCCGCCACCGCCGCCACCAAGCTGCGCGAAGGCCAGGACTTCTTCCCCCTCACGGTCGACTACCGCGAGAAGTATCACGCTGCGGGCCGCATGCCCGGTGGCTTCTTCAAGCGCGAAGGCCGCCCGAGCGAGAAGGAAATCCTCACCTCCCGCCTCTGCGACCGTCCCCTGCGCCCCCTCTTCCCGCATGGCTTCATGAACGAAGTCCAGGTGCAGGGCCTGCTCTTCTCCGCCGATGCGGTGAATGAGCCCGACATCCTGATGGTGAATGCGGCCTCCGCCGCCCTGCTCTGCTCCGACATCCCGTGGAACGGCCCGGTGGGCTGCGTCCGCATCGGCATGATCGACGGCGAATTCGTGGTCAACCCGACCCACGAGCAGATGTATGAGAGCGACCTCGACCTCATCTACGTCGGCAACAAGAAGGAAATGATGATGATCGAAGGTTCGGCCGAAGAGCTGCCGGACGACGACTTCATCGCCGCCCTCGAATTTGCCCAGAAGGCGATCCAGCCGATCATCAAGGCGCAGGAAGAACTGGCCGCCCAGTGCGCCAAGGAAAAGGCGACCTTCAACCTCTTCGTCGCGAAGAAGGAAAACGTCGACTTTGTGCGCAAGCTGCTCGGCGACCGCCTCCAGACTGCCGTCTTCAAGGATTCCAAGGCCGAGCGCAGCAAGGCCGTGGACGTGCTGAAGGACGAAGCCCGCGCCGCCATGCAGGAGCGCGACGGCGACGACTTCGAGAGCGACCAGATCATGCTCGTCTTCGAAGAACTGCAGGAAGAACTCTACCGCAGCAAGATCCTCGACGAAGGCAAGCGTGCCGACGGCCGCACCCCCAAGGACCTGCGCCCGATTTCGTGCGAAGTGGGCCTCTACCCCCGCGTGCACGGCTCCGCCCTCTTCCAGCGCGGCGAAACCCAGGGCATCGTCTTCACGACCCTCGGCGCTTCCGGCGAAACGCAAGAGATGGACGGCCTGACAGGCGGCCCGAAGGAAAAGTCCTTCCTCCTGCACTACAACTTCCCGAACTTCTCCGTGGGTGAGACCGGCCGCATCGCCGGCCCGGGCCGCCGCGAAATCGGCCACGGCAACCTGGCCGAACGCTCGCTGCTCCCGATCATCCCCGCCGAAGACGAATTCCCCTACACCATCCGCCTCGTCTCCGAGATCATGGAGTCTAACGGCTCCACCTCGATGGCTTCCGTTTGTGGCGGCTGCCTCAGCCTGATGGACGCCGGCGTGCCGATCACCAACATGGTGGCCGGTATCTCTTGCGGCCTCGTGACGGAGTTTGACGGCAAGGGCAAGCTGAAGCGCCACGTCGTCCTCTCCGACATCATCGGTGCGGAAGACCACTTCGGCGACATGGACTTCAAGATCTGCGGCTCGAAGGACGGTATTACCGGCTTCCAGCTCGACTTGAAGATCGGCGGCATTCCGCACAAGATCGCGGTCGAAGCCATCCGCCGCAACAAGGAGCTGCGCGACAAGATCCTCGGCGTCATGGCCGAATCCATCTCCGCCCCGCGCGCCGAACTCAGCCCCTACGCCCCCCGCATCGAGACGATCCAGATCGAGCCGGACAAGATCGGCGCCCTCATCGGCACCGGCGGCAAGACGATCCGCCGCATCGTGGAAGTCTCCGGCGCCGAGATCGACATCGCCGACGACAACTCCGGCCGCGTCAACGTCTACGCCACGACGGGCGAATCCATGCGCCGCGCGCTGGAAGAAATCGCCCTCGTCACGGCCGACATCGAAGAAGGCAAGCTCTACCGCGGTATCGTCCGTGGCATCAAGGAGTTTGGCTGCTTCGTCGAGTGCTTGCCGGGCAAGGAAGGCCTCGTCCACGTCTCCGAGCTGGCCGACTTCCGCGTCAACAAGGTGGAAGACGTCTGCTCGCTGGGCGACGAAATGTGGGTCAAGTGCGTCGGTATCGACGAAAAGGGCCGCGTGCGCCTGAGCCGTGTCGCCGCTCTTCAGGAGCGCGAAGGTGAAGACGGCATCGCCGGCAAGGTGGCCGCCGCCAAGGAGCGCTACGCCCAAAACGGCGGTGGCGACCGTGGTGATCGTGGCTCACGCGGTGACCGTGGTGATCGCGGCTCCCGTGGCGACCGTGGCCCGCGCGGCGACCGTGGTGATCGCGGCGAACGCGGTGGCCGTGGCGGTGACGACCGCCCCCGCCGTCGTGGCCCCCGTCGCGAAGGCGGCGAGCGCCGTGAAGGTGGTGAACGCCGTGAGCGTGAAGGCGGTGAGCGCCGCGAAGCTGAAGGCGGCGAACGCCTCAGCGACGAAGGTTAA
- the greA gene encoding transcription elongation factor GreA, which produces MDKEAIDQLIKNSPRLKRYRSKLEAMRPGAYVVHRSWGLGQIQEYDVQDNKLIIDFEEGKKGHPMDPEFCADKLDVLPTQDILVRSREEPARINQLIKSEPADLIVEILTQTETHSATNLELETILSRLLGPTKYKKWWTATKKVLIRDPRVAVPSKKTDPYILRDEPVRAEEEVLEEFFETKAPKKKITLASRLIELSVNHEDIADSLPDILKELTASLAETKQLNPGERLYGIWIRNDLARFIHEDVEQLEPTSATVLEESINLSELAEQIPATHYKRYLDLITRVLPDEWERVVFELLKNSSGKFTSECINFLLERDLEDELAATMRRWLVEQNLKAPVLAWVLKNRNSRKYANMLDGLMGPRLLSAIFFAIDYEALQNTGTRRIPLADLVIEDSDLIADLLNTATPETAHDLAQTLILNQGFEDLSKKSLLARFIKLFPSVQALVSGESAEVAEESTSAAEGLIVSKWSFETQKREYEDLVQNQIPRNKVDIAEARAHGDLRENAEYKMARQEQDILLTRKTELELAINRCKVTDFSDAPKDRVGIGSVVGLRNLQSGEAVTYTILGAWDGNPEKHVLSYQTPLAKALIAKTTGEHIKVKVGDNEDEYEVQSIERWCDLQKSGVSA; this is translated from the coding sequence ATGGATAAGGAAGCGATCGATCAGCTCATTAAGAATTCACCCCGCCTGAAGCGTTACCGCAGCAAGCTCGAGGCCATGCGGCCTGGCGCTTACGTGGTGCACCGCAGTTGGGGACTGGGGCAGATTCAGGAGTATGATGTTCAGGATAACAAGCTGATTATCGACTTCGAAGAGGGCAAGAAGGGCCACCCGATGGACCCCGAGTTCTGCGCCGACAAACTGGACGTGCTGCCTACGCAGGACATCCTCGTGCGTTCCCGCGAAGAACCAGCCCGGATCAACCAGCTCATCAAGAGTGAGCCGGCCGACTTGATTGTCGAGATCCTGACCCAGACTGAAACCCACAGCGCCACCAACCTGGAGCTGGAAACCATCCTGAGCCGCCTGCTCGGGCCCACCAAATACAAGAAGTGGTGGACCGCGACCAAGAAGGTGCTCATCCGCGACCCGCGCGTGGCCGTGCCCTCGAAGAAGACCGACCCCTACATCTTGCGCGACGAGCCCGTGCGCGCCGAGGAAGAGGTGCTGGAAGAATTCTTCGAGACCAAGGCGCCGAAGAAGAAGATCACGCTGGCTAGCCGCCTGATCGAGCTCTCCGTCAACCACGAAGACATCGCCGACTCGCTGCCCGACATCCTGAAGGAGCTGACCGCTTCCCTCGCGGAGACCAAGCAGCTCAACCCCGGCGAACGCCTTTACGGCATCTGGATCCGCAACGACCTGGCCCGCTTCATCCACGAAGACGTGGAGCAGCTCGAACCGACCTCCGCCACCGTGCTGGAAGAGTCGATCAACCTGAGCGAGCTGGCCGAGCAGATCCCTGCCACCCACTACAAGCGCTACCTCGACCTCATCACCCGCGTGCTGCCGGACGAATGGGAGCGCGTGGTGTTCGAACTGCTCAAGAACAGCTCGGGCAAGTTCACCAGCGAGTGCATCAACTTCCTGCTGGAGCGCGACCTGGAAGACGAGCTGGCCGCTACCATGCGCCGCTGGCTGGTCGAGCAAAACCTGAAGGCCCCCGTCCTGGCCTGGGTGCTCAAGAACCGCAACAGCCGCAAATACGCGAACATGCTCGACGGCCTGATGGGCCCGCGCCTGCTCAGCGCCATCTTCTTTGCCATCGACTACGAGGCCCTGCAGAACACCGGCACCCGCCGCATCCCGCTGGCCGACCTCGTGATCGAAGACAGCGACCTGATCGCCGACCTGCTCAACACCGCAACGCCCGAAACGGCGCACGACCTCGCGCAGACGCTGATCCTCAACCAGGGCTTCGAAGACCTTTCCAAGAAGTCCCTGCTCGCCCGCTTCATCAAGCTCTTCCCGAGCGTGCAGGCCCTCGTCTCCGGCGAGTCGGCCGAAGTGGCCGAAGAATCCACCAGCGCCGCCGAAGGCCTCATCGTCTCCAAGTGGAGCTTTGAGACGCAAAAGCGCGAATACGAAGACCTGGTGCAAAACCAGATCCCCCGTAACAAGGTGGACATCGCCGAAGCCCGTGCGCACGGCGACTTGCGTGAAAACGCCGAATACAAGATGGCCCGCCAGGAGCAGGACATCCTCCTCACCCGCAAGACCGAGCTGGAGCTGGCGATCAACCGCTGCAAGGTTACGGACTTCAGCGACGCCCCGAAGGACCGGGTGGGCATCGGCAGCGTCGTCGGCCTGCGCAACCTGCAGAGCGGCGAAGCCGTCACCTACACCATCCTCGGCGCCTGGGACGGCAACCCCGAGAAGCACGTCCTCTCCTACCAGACCCCGCTGGCCAAGGCCTTGATTGCCAAGACCACCGGCGAACACATCAAGGTGAAGGTGGGCGACAACGAGGACGAGTACGAGGTGCAGTCGATCGAACGCTGGTGCGATCTGCAGAAGTCGGGCGTCTCGGCCTAA